Proteins encoded together in one Phalacrocorax aristotelis chromosome 7, bGulAri2.1, whole genome shotgun sequence window:
- the FAM124B gene encoding protein FAM124B isoform X2 encodes MDDGADSLMTLHLLTNSGHSLLLQQTLDRLLEWICPDVRLFLVAERVTPLKYYKRYGKRSCGFPGISVLLFLHEDLGEERIFQVYELFQHPPWRYQCAQIANGQSHPYAPAHQDFYGLDDQMPVWGIRRVHCGPEILRVTLYCSFDNYEDAVRLYEMILQKEATMQKSNFCVFVLYATRNIAVQLCLKQLPIGVAAEPKESSALQFKVQEIGQLVPLLPNPCIPISSTRWQTQDYEGNTILLQVQDSSKPHETNVRLSHKHNNAGKEKILQDSVPAPLPVKWGNPGQRSWEVRPTKGKTKSDRSKALTPEQAGGDLHRHVRSPHGGPAAPLRWDATSLHRQVSRELQASLQESRVHQQAVETNVDTGLAMANPASGRCPLTCFSRDLRSSLLQPRAPVDGAGSTVPSQDRTQLLFAAAKRSKGAGQRASGFHSQTPQASHANREEEEEEEEFFI; translated from the exons ATGGATGACGGAGCAGACTCTCTGATGACTCTGCACCTTCTCACCAATTCAGGACACTCGTTGCTTCTGCAGCAAACTCTGGATCGGCTTTTGGAGTGGATCTGCCCCGACGTTCGACTTTTCCTGGTGGCTGAGCGAGTTACTCCATTGAAATACTACAAGAGATATGGTAAGAGAAGCTGTGGCTTTCCTGGAATATCTGTTCTACTTTTCTTACATGAGGACTTGGGAGAGGAACGGATTTTCCAGGTCTATGAGCTCTTCCAGCATCCGCCCTGGCGCTACCAGTGTGCCCAGATTGCTAATGGACAAAGCCACCCCTATGCCCCAGCTCATCAGGACTTCTACGGCCTGGATGACCAGATGCCTGTGTGGGGCATCAGGCGGGTGCATTGTGGCCCTGAAATCCTGCGTGTCACCCTCTACTGCAGCTTCGATAACTATGAGGATGCAGTGAGACTCTACGAGATGATCCTACAGAAAGAAGCAACTATGCAGAAAAGTAACTTCTGTGTCTTTGTGCTGTATGCAACCAGAAATATTGCCGTGCAGCTTTGCTTGAAGCAGCTGCCCATCGGGGTGGCTGCTGAGCCAAAGGAGTCATCTGCCTTGCAGTTCAAGGTGCAAGAAATCGGGCAGCTGGTGCCTCTTCTGCCTAACCCATGTATTCCTATCAGCAGCACCAGGTGGCAAACACAAGATTATGAAGGAAATACAATTCTGCTACAG GTTCAAGACAGCTCAAAGCCCCATGAAACAAACGTTCGGCTTTCCCATAAACATAACAATGCGGGCaaagaaaaaatcctgcaggactctgtcccagcccctctccctgtAAAGTGGGGTAATCCTGGGCAGAGAAGCTGGGAGGTGAGACCTACAAAGGGTAAAACAAAATCTGACCGAAGCAAAGCCCTTACTCCTGAGCAAGCTGGCGGTGACCTCCATAGGCACGTCCGCTCTCCTCATGGTGGTCCAGCAGCCCCGTTGCGGTGGGATGCCACCTCCCTCCACAGACAGgtgagcagggagctgcaggcctCTCTCCAGGAGAGCAGAGTTCATCAGCAGGCAGTGGAGACCAACGTTGACACCGGCCTTGCCATGGCAAATCCTGCAAGTGGTCGCTGCCCACTGACCTGTTTCTCCAGGGACCTGCGGAGCAGCCTCCTCCAGCCGCGAGCACCCGTGgatggggctggcagcaccgTGCCCTCCCAGGACAGAAcccagctgctgtttgctgcagCCAAAAGGAGTAAAGGAGCAGGGCAAAGAGCTTCGGGCTTCCACTCACAAACACCACAAGCTAGCCATGCaaacagagaggaggaggaggaggaggaggaattctTTATatga
- the FAM124B gene encoding protein FAM124B isoform X1: protein MHAGGSKAGTFAMDDGADSLMTLHLLTNSGHSLLLQQTLDRLLEWICPDVRLFLVAERVTPLKYYKRYGKRSCGFPGISVLLFLHEDLGEERIFQVYELFQHPPWRYQCAQIANGQSHPYAPAHQDFYGLDDQMPVWGIRRVHCGPEILRVTLYCSFDNYEDAVRLYEMILQKEATMQKSNFCVFVLYATRNIAVQLCLKQLPIGVAAEPKESSALQFKVQEIGQLVPLLPNPCIPISSTRWQTQDYEGNTILLQVQDSSKPHETNVRLSHKHNNAGKEKILQDSVPAPLPVKWGNPGQRSWEVRPTKGKTKSDRSKALTPEQAGGDLHRHVRSPHGGPAAPLRWDATSLHRQVSRELQASLQESRVHQQAVETNVDTGLAMANPASGRCPLTCFSRDLRSSLLQPRAPVDGAGSTVPSQDRTQLLFAAAKRSKGAGQRASGFHSQTPQASHANREEEEEEEEFFI from the exons ATGCATGCTGGTGGGAGCAAGGCAG gaaCCTTTGCAATGGATGACGGAGCAGACTCTCTGATGACTCTGCACCTTCTCACCAATTCAGGACACTCGTTGCTTCTGCAGCAAACTCTGGATCGGCTTTTGGAGTGGATCTGCCCCGACGTTCGACTTTTCCTGGTGGCTGAGCGAGTTACTCCATTGAAATACTACAAGAGATATGGTAAGAGAAGCTGTGGCTTTCCTGGAATATCTGTTCTACTTTTCTTACATGAGGACTTGGGAGAGGAACGGATTTTCCAGGTCTATGAGCTCTTCCAGCATCCGCCCTGGCGCTACCAGTGTGCCCAGATTGCTAATGGACAAAGCCACCCCTATGCCCCAGCTCATCAGGACTTCTACGGCCTGGATGACCAGATGCCTGTGTGGGGCATCAGGCGGGTGCATTGTGGCCCTGAAATCCTGCGTGTCACCCTCTACTGCAGCTTCGATAACTATGAGGATGCAGTGAGACTCTACGAGATGATCCTACAGAAAGAAGCAACTATGCAGAAAAGTAACTTCTGTGTCTTTGTGCTGTATGCAACCAGAAATATTGCCGTGCAGCTTTGCTTGAAGCAGCTGCCCATCGGGGTGGCTGCTGAGCCAAAGGAGTCATCTGCCTTGCAGTTCAAGGTGCAAGAAATCGGGCAGCTGGTGCCTCTTCTGCCTAACCCATGTATTCCTATCAGCAGCACCAGGTGGCAAACACAAGATTATGAAGGAAATACAATTCTGCTACAG GTTCAAGACAGCTCAAAGCCCCATGAAACAAACGTTCGGCTTTCCCATAAACATAACAATGCGGGCaaagaaaaaatcctgcaggactctgtcccagcccctctccctgtAAAGTGGGGTAATCCTGGGCAGAGAAGCTGGGAGGTGAGACCTACAAAGGGTAAAACAAAATCTGACCGAAGCAAAGCCCTTACTCCTGAGCAAGCTGGCGGTGACCTCCATAGGCACGTCCGCTCTCCTCATGGTGGTCCAGCAGCCCCGTTGCGGTGGGATGCCACCTCCCTCCACAGACAGgtgagcagggagctgcaggcctCTCTCCAGGAGAGCAGAGTTCATCAGCAGGCAGTGGAGACCAACGTTGACACCGGCCTTGCCATGGCAAATCCTGCAAGTGGTCGCTGCCCACTGACCTGTTTCTCCAGGGACCTGCGGAGCAGCCTCCTCCAGCCGCGAGCACCCGTGgatggggctggcagcaccgTGCCCTCCCAGGACAGAAcccagctgctgtttgctgcagCCAAAAGGAGTAAAGGAGCAGGGCAAAGAGCTTCGGGCTTCCACTCACAAACACCACAAGCTAGCCATGCaaacagagaggaggaggaggaggaggaggaattctTTATatga